From Mytilus edulis chromosome 8, xbMytEdul2.2, whole genome shotgun sequence, one genomic window encodes:
- the LOC139485399 gene encoding E3 ubiquitin ligase Rnf121-like isoform X2, whose protein sequence is MDHHRHVNTNDSIDLSKLSEKERWRIEHQRLHEKHRGHEAMHAEMVLILIVTLVVAQILLVQWRQRYFKSYQKATLIGMWVIPIGICMKYGWTRFIIIWSIFSVITGYITFRSTRKPLPGNTPRLVYKWFLLIYKVSYFIGILGYMVVMLTLLGLNLLFLIKPQIAMDFGLLCLFYGLYFGVVSRDFAEVCTDSMAAHIGYFTESGLPGKRLDPNVCGVCGNQILVMNNEDAIIEETFKLDCNHVFHEFCIRGWCIVGKRQTCPYCKEKVDLKRMFPSPWERPHVLYGNLLDWIRFLVAWQPLIIMLVQGINWSLGLE, encoded by the exons TCTATTGACCTGTCCAAGTTGTCAGAGAAGGAAAGATGGAG GATAGAACACCAGCGGTTACATGAGAAACACAGGGGCCATGAGGCCATGCATGCAGAAATGGTCCTCATTTTAATTGTAACATTAGTAGTAGCACAGATATTATTAGTACAATGGAGGCAGAGATATTTCAAATCATACCAA AAAGCAACACTTATTGGAATGTGGGTTATACCTATAGGAATATGTATGAAGTATGGCTGGACTAGATTTATTATCATCTGGTctatattttctgtaataacaggATACATAACATTTCGATCTACTAGGAAACCACTTCCTGGGAACACACCAAG gttGGTGTACAAATGGtttcttctaatctataaagTCAGTTACTTTATTGGAATATTAGGATACATGGTAGTTATGTTGACATTGTTGggtttaaatttattatttttaatcaaaCCTCAAATAGCTATGGACTTTGGACTGCTATGTTTATTCTATGGACTTTATTTTGGAGTTGTTAGTAGAGATTTTGCAGAAGTTTGTACAGATTCAATGGCAGCTCATATAGGG TACTTTACAGAATCTGGTTTACCAGGAAAGAGATTAGATCCCAATGTGTGCGGTGTATGTGGGAACCAGATTTTAGTAATGAACAATGAAGATGCTATAATAGAAGAGACGTTTAAATTAGATTGTAATCATGT ATTTCATGAGTTTTGTATCCGAGGCTGGTGCATTGTAGGAAAGAGGCAGACCTGTCCGTACTGTAAAGAAAAAGTAGATCTCAAAAGAATGTTTCCTAGTCC ATGGGAGAGACCCCATGTTTTATATGGAAATCTTTTAGATTGGATTAGATTTTTAGTTGCCTGGCAACCATTAATAATTATGCTTGTACAGGGAATTAATTGGTCATTGGGTTTAGAATAA
- the LOC139485399 gene encoding E3 ubiquitin ligase Rnf121-like isoform X1 produces MPERINFPHYGKNHYHFLDNIKSIDLSKLSEKERWRIEHQRLHEKHRGHEAMHAEMVLILIVTLVVAQILLVQWRQRYFKSYQKATLIGMWVIPIGICMKYGWTRFIIIWSIFSVITGYITFRSTRKPLPGNTPRLVYKWFLLIYKVSYFIGILGYMVVMLTLLGLNLLFLIKPQIAMDFGLLCLFYGLYFGVVSRDFAEVCTDSMAAHIGYFTESGLPGKRLDPNVCGVCGNQILVMNNEDAIIEETFKLDCNHVFHEFCIRGWCIVGKRQTCPYCKEKVDLKRMFPSPWERPHVLYGNLLDWIRFLVAWQPLIIMLVQGINWSLGLE; encoded by the exons ATGCCAGAAAGAATTAATTTTCCTCATTATGGCAAAAACCATTATCATTTTCTTGATAATATAAAG TCTATTGACCTGTCCAAGTTGTCAGAGAAGGAAAGATGGAG GATAGAACACCAGCGGTTACATGAGAAACACAGGGGCCATGAGGCCATGCATGCAGAAATGGTCCTCATTTTAATTGTAACATTAGTAGTAGCACAGATATTATTAGTACAATGGAGGCAGAGATATTTCAAATCATACCAA AAAGCAACACTTATTGGAATGTGGGTTATACCTATAGGAATATGTATGAAGTATGGCTGGACTAGATTTATTATCATCTGGTctatattttctgtaataacaggATACATAACATTTCGATCTACTAGGAAACCACTTCCTGGGAACACACCAAG gttGGTGTACAAATGGtttcttctaatctataaagTCAGTTACTTTATTGGAATATTAGGATACATGGTAGTTATGTTGACATTGTTGggtttaaatttattatttttaatcaaaCCTCAAATAGCTATGGACTTTGGACTGCTATGTTTATTCTATGGACTTTATTTTGGAGTTGTTAGTAGAGATTTTGCAGAAGTTTGTACAGATTCAATGGCAGCTCATATAGGG TACTTTACAGAATCTGGTTTACCAGGAAAGAGATTAGATCCCAATGTGTGCGGTGTATGTGGGAACCAGATTTTAGTAATGAACAATGAAGATGCTATAATAGAAGAGACGTTTAAATTAGATTGTAATCATGT ATTTCATGAGTTTTGTATCCGAGGCTGGTGCATTGTAGGAAAGAGGCAGACCTGTCCGTACTGTAAAGAAAAAGTAGATCTCAAAAGAATGTTTCCTAGTCC ATGGGAGAGACCCCATGTTTTATATGGAAATCTTTTAGATTGGATTAGATTTTTAGTTGCCTGGCAACCATTAATAATTATGCTTGTACAGGGAATTAATTGGTCATTGGGTTTAGAATAA